In Apteryx mantelli isolate bAptMan1 chromosome 18, bAptMan1.hap1, whole genome shotgun sequence, a single window of DNA contains:
- the LOC106497580 gene encoding protein-glutamine gamma-glutamyltransferase 6-like gives MEEAEYLTPTHISWQPSANAGAHHTDRYASTELIVRRGQAFAISLYFNRPQQTGESLAFVTEIGPSPSESHHTKAVFNLSEVGASGWSAVQEPSESGYTNFTISSPANAVIGRYNLILQVTSGNKIFSRFLGQFVMLFNPWCPGDDVYMANENERQEYVLNENGIIFVGNAKYIEARGWYYGQFQDPLLNICLTMLDLSLYYRQDSATDVSRRGDPKYVGRVISSMINGNDNDNGVLLGKWQGSFHSHENPSRWDGSVVILQKWRQDNYKPVQYGQCWVFAGVMCTVLRCLGIPTRLISNFNSAHDVDRNLSIDKYYDSSGKSLNIGKDSTWDYHVWNESWFIRRDLGTSYNGWQVLDATPQEQSKGLFQCGPASVIAIKEGDVDLDYDTLFVYTEVNADCNRWIVYNDGTKKRVYCDTEIIGRFISTKAVGSNSRVDVTYNYKYPEGSSEERRVYKKAWAKIFGPNVPERHRESPSERSSETIRNPGISGKFKLAEPPVFGKDIILILILNNLSFDHKTVKVDISASTILYTRRAVAEILQATTSVDLGSKQGKHIRLKIPYSYYGKYLTTDKRIQVTALCEVMNMPGVKLLVEKTIMLEDTNIIIKIPQRVVVNKAVTLEISYANPLPEPVDSCVLLVTLMNQQVKIHLAGLAPRERSRIYFEFTPRRTGPLQLQVDFSCDKFSHVKGFVTIAVAPA, from the exons ATGGAAGAAGCAGAAT ATCTGACACCAACACATATTAGCTGGCAACCATCAGCAAATGCAGGTGCACACCATACTGACAGATATGCCAGCACAGAATTGATTGTGAGGCGAGGACAAGCCTTCGCTATTAGCCTGTACTTCAACAGGCCACAGCAGACTGGGGAGAGCTTagcatttgtcactgaaatag GACCATCCCCCTCAGAATCTCATCATACAAAGGCTGTATTTAACCTCTCTGAGGTGGGGGCTAGTGGCTGGAGTGCTGTCCAGGAACCCAGTGAGTCTGGCTATACAAACTTCACGATATCCAGCCCAGCCAATGCTGTCATTGGACGATACAATCTCATTCTCCAGGTAACCTCTGGGAACAAGATCTTCTCCAGATTCCTGGGGCAGTTTGTGATGCTCTTTAACCCTTGGTGCCCAG GTGATGATGTTTACATGGCTAATGAAAATGAGAGACAGGAATATGTTCTGAATGAAAATGGAATCATCTTTGTGGGCAATGCAAAGTACATTGAAGCAAGAGGATGGTACTATGGACAG TTTCAAGATCCTCTTCTAAACATCTGTCTCACCATGCTTGATCTGAGCCTGTATTATCGTCAGGACTCAGCCACTGATGTATCCCGAAGAGGAGATCCTAAATATGTGGGCAGAGTAATCAGCTCTATG ATCAACGGAAATGATAATGATAACGGAGTTCTCCTGGGAAAGTGGCAAGGAAGTTTCCATTCTCATGAGAATCCATCCAGATGGGATGGCAGTGTGGTAATCCTTCAGAAGTGGCGTCAGGACAACTACAAGCCTGTTCAATATGGCCAATGCTGGGTTTTTGCAGGTGTGATGTGCACAG ttCTGAGGTGTTTGGGGATTCCAACCCGTTTGATTTCAAATTTTAACTCTGCTCATGATGTGGATAGAAACCTGAGTATTGATAAATACTATGACAGCTCTGGAAAGAGTCTTAATATCGGCAAGGATTCCACATG GGATTATCATGTCTGGAATGAAAGCTGGTTCATTCGCCGAGACCTGGGAACATCATACAATGGATGGCAGGTTTTAGATGCAACTCCACAAGAACAAAGCAAAG GATTATTTCAGTGTGGCCCTGCATCTGTCATAGCCATCAAAGAAGGTGATGTAGACTTGGATTATGACACCTTATTTGTGTATACGGAGGTGAATGCTGATTGCAACAGATGGATTGTATACAATGATGGAACTAAGAAAAGAGTTTATTGTGATACTGAAATAATTGGCAGGTTTATCAGCACCAAAGCTGTGGGCAGCAATTCCCGTGTGGATGTCACTTACAATTATAAATATCCAGAAG GTTCTTCTGAGGAAAGACGAGTTTATAAAAAGGCCTGGGCTAAGATATTTGGACCAAACGTCCCAGAAAGACACAGAGAATCTCCAAGTGAAAGATCTTCAGAGACGATTAGAAACCCTGGGATCTCTGGGAAATTCAAGCTGGCTGAACCTCCAGTGTTTGGCAAAGATATTATCCTAATCTTAATTCTCAATAACCTATCTTTCGATCACAAGACAGTGAAGGTGGATATAAGCGCATCAACTATCCTGTATACGAGGCGAGCAGTGGCAGAGATCCTGCAGGCAACCACCTCTGTGGATCTTGGTTCTAAACAAG GGAAACATATCCGGTTAAAGATCCCTTATTCTTATTACGGAAAATATCTGACTACTGACAAAAGGATCCAAGTTACTGCTTTGTGTGAAGTCATGAACATGCCTGGGGTAAAGCTGCTGGTAGAGAAGACAATCATGTTAGAGGACACAAACATTATCATCAAG ATTCCTCAGCGAGTTGTAGTGAACAAAGCTGTTACTCTAGAGATCTCGTATGCTAATCCTCTCCCTGAACCCGTGGACAGCTGTGTACTGCTAGTGACTTTGATGAATCAACAGGTCAAGATACA tctggCAGGACTGGCACCGAGGGAGAGATCAAGAATTTATTTTGAATTCACACCTCGCAGGACTGGGCCCTTACAGCTGCAAGTAGACTTCTCTTGTGACAAGTTTTCGCATGTTAAAGGATTCGTAACCATTGCAGTAGCACCTGCATAA
- the LOC106497581 gene encoding protein-glutamine gamma-glutamyltransferase E-like has translation MHQYRLGADLLESSSAEKDLGILVDCRLTISKQCALVVKKANALTQPSINWHLKENARDHRTSKFSSKELIVRRGQAFTVTFNGTGQPEQNLTFVAETGPKPSKQANTQATFGISSTVSKESWSAVLQSTTSNSVSISISSPANAVIGRYKLNVQSTSSGSSSPANLGTFVLLFNPWSSGDDVFLPNKAECEEYVLEEFGIIFAGNKQHINSFGWNFGQFQGDILDICLSMLDRSLNYRQDPATDVSHRNDPKYVGRVLSAMVNSNDDQGVLLGNWSGNYEGGKSPSSWTGSGEILQNWKKSGFKPVRYGQCWVFAAVLTTVLRCLGIPTRTITNFSSAHDADGNLRVDEFYDTSGNHLNRGADSIWNFHVWNESWFSRSDLGPSYSGWQILDATPQEESGGIYQCGPASRNAVKEGDVDLDYDCPFVFAEVNADCMYWNYDPANGKKTLMFSESTVIGQFISTKAVGRDDRVDVTNDYKYAEGSTKERDVFKKARKKLGLEDKFDPTAPTPTEIDQKPDISGKFKVAGPLEVGKDLNLILVLANLTSDAKTVQVNMTAWCTVYTRRPVHEIWKDSIPVTLAPQEEKQFPIQLSYAKYQEHLTTDNTIQVTALCHVAGGIQVLVQRDITLDNPAIDIQVLGEAVVNKEVDVEVIFTNPIDMEVMDCVLQVEGSDLVRGILEINVPPLKAGEKSSTKFKIIPSESGPKHLLVNFSCDKFADIKAYKIINVIG, from the exons CTTTGACGCAGCCAAGTATCAATTGgcatctgaaagaaaatgcaaGAGACCATCGTACAAGTAAATTTTCTAGCAAAGAGCTGATTGTGAGGAGAGGTCAGGCCTTCACTGTCACCTTCAATGGAACGGGACAGCCTGAGCAAAACTTAACATTCGTCGCAGAAACAG gtcCAAAGCCTTCAAAGCAAGCTAACACCCAGGCCACGTTTGGTATCTCCAGCACAGTGAGCAAGGAGAGCTGGAGTGCAGTTCTGCAGTCCACCACTTCCAACTCTGTGAGCATCTCCATTTCCAGCCCAGCTAATGCAGTCATAGGACGTTACAAGCTGAATGTGCAAAGTACTTCAAGTGGCAGCTCCTCGCCAGCAAACCTTGGCACCTTCGTTTTGCTCTTTAACCCTTGGTCTTCAG GTGATGATGTGTTCTTGCCTAACAAGGCTGAGTGTGAGGAATATGTGCTAGAAGAGTTTGGCATCATTTTTGCAGGCAATAAACAGCATATCAACAGCTTTGGATGGAACTTTGGCCAG TTTCAAGGAGATATTCTCGATATTTGCCTTTCCATGCTGGATCGAAGTTTAAACTACCGCCAGGATCCTGCCACAGATGTATCTCACCGAAATGATCCCAAATATGTGGGCCGTGTTCTCAGTGCAATG GTCAACAGCAATGATGACCAAGGGGTGCTGCTAGGAAACTGGAGTGGAAATTATGAGGGTGGGAAAAGTCCGAGCAGCTGGACTGGAAGTGGTGAAATCCTGCAAAACTGGAAGAAATCAGGATTCAAGCCTGTAAGATATGGACAGTGTTGGGTTTTTGCAGCAGTGTTGACTACAG TGCTTAGATGTCTGGGGATTCCCACTCGAACGATTACAAACTTCAGCTCTGCTCATGATGCAGATGGAAACTTGCGTGTGGATGAGTTTTATGATACTTCTGGAAATCATTTGAACAGGGGAGCTGACAGCATCTG GAATTTCCATGTCTGGAATGAAAGCTGGTTTTCTCGCAGTGACTTGGGCCCCTCATACAGTGGATGGCAAATTCTGGATGCAACTCCTCAAGAAGAAAGTGGAG GGATTTATCAGTGTGGTCCTGCCTCGCGGAACGCCGTCAAAGAAGGAGATGTAGATCTGGACTATGATTGCCCATTCGTATTTGCAGAAGTGAATGCAGACTGTATGTACTGGAATTATGATCCcgcaaatggaaagaaaacattaatgTTCTCTGAGTCCACAGTAATTGGCCAATTCATCAGCACAAAGGCAGTTGGTAGAGATGACCGTGTAGACGTCACCAATGATTATAAATATGCAGAAG GTTCTACAAAGGAAAGAGATGTTTTTAAGAAAGCCCGTAAGAAGCTGGGGCTAGAGGATAAATTTGATCCCACAGCACCAACACCAACGGAGATTGATCAAAAGCCTGACATTTCAGGGAAGTTCAAGGTGGCTGGCCCTTTAGAAGTTGGAAAAGATCTCAATCTAATTCTGGTTCTTGCAAACCTAACTTCTGATGCTAAGACTGTTCAGGTAAATATGACGGCTTGGTGCACTGTATACACCAGGAGACCCGTTCATGAGATCTGGAAGGACTCCATACCTGTCACTCTGGCTCCTCAGGAAG agaaACAATTTCCCATTCAGCTATCATACGCTAAATATCAAGAGCATTTAACTACAGACAACACGATCCAAGTAACAGCCTTATGTCACGTGGCAGGTGGGATTCAAGTGCTAGTGCAAAGAGACATCACCCTGGACAATCCTGCCATTGACATACAG GTACTGGGTGAGGCAGTAGTAAATAAAGAAGTGGATGTGGAAGTGATATTCACCAATCCTATTGATATGGAAGTGATGGACTGTGTGCTGCAGGTAGAAGGCAGTGACCTGGTCAGAGGAATCCTTGAGATAAA TGTACCGCCACTGAAAGCCGGTGAGAAATCTAGCACAAAGTTTAAAATCATCCCTTCTGAGAGTGGCCCCAAGCATCTACTTGTTAATTTCTCCTGTGACAAATTTGCAGATATCAAAGCCTATAAGATTATAAATGTGATTGGTTAA